The proteins below are encoded in one region of Equus przewalskii isolate Varuska chromosome 1, EquPr2, whole genome shotgun sequence:
- the CALML4 gene encoding calmodulin-like protein 4 isoform X3 has product MAAADLLLGPPPSLADFRLEAGRKGNREGASGSSEPRVAARGSTMAKFLSQDQINDYKECFSLYDKQQRGKIKATDLLLVMRCLGASPTPGEVQRHLQTHGLDRNGELDFSTFLTVMHMQIKQEDPKKEILLAMLMADKEKKGYIMASELRSKLMQLGEKLTHKEVDELFREANIEPNGKVKYDEFIRKITIPVRDY; this is encoded by the exons ATGGCAGCCGCGGATTTATTACTGGGGCCTCCACCCAGCTTGGCGGACTTTCGACTTGAAGCCGGGAGGAAGGGGAACCGGGAAGGCGCTTCTGGGAGCAGCGAGCCCAGGGTGGCAGCCAGAGGCTCCACGATG gccAAGTTTCTTTCCCAGGACCAAATTAATG ACTACAAGGAATGCTTCTCCCTGTACGACAAGCAGCAGCGGGGCAAGATAAAAGCCACTGACCTCCTGCTGGTGATGCGgtgcctgggggccagcccgacGCCGGGGGAGGTGCAGCGGCACCTGCAGACGCACGGGCTGG ACAGAAATGGAGAGCTGGATTTCTCCACTTTCCTGACCGTTATGCACATGCAAATCAAACAAGAGGacccaaagaaagaaattctattGGCCATGTTGATGGCAGACAAGGAGAAGAAAGGCTACATCATGGCGTCCGAGCTGCGGTCAAAACTCATGCAACTTGGGGAGAAGCTCACCCACAAGGAAG TCGATGAGCTTTTCCGCGAAGCAAATATCGAACCAAATGGCAAAGTGAAGTATGATGAATTTATCCGGAAGATCACGATTCCTGTGCGGGACTACTGA
- the CALML4 gene encoding calmodulin-like protein 4 isoform X1, with protein sequence MRCLGASPTPGEVQRHLQTHGLDRNGELDFSTFLTVMHMQIKQEDPKKEILLAMLMADKEKKGYIMASELRSKLMQLGEKLTHKEVDELFREANIEPNGKVKYDEFIRKITIPVRDY encoded by the exons ATGCGgtgcctgggggccagcccgacGCCGGGGGAGGTGCAGCGGCACCTGCAGACGCACGGGCTGG ACAGAAATGGAGAGCTGGATTTCTCCACTTTCCTGACCGTTATGCACATGCAAATCAAACAAGAGGacccaaagaaagaaattctattGGCCATGTTGATGGCAGACAAGGAGAAGAAAGGCTACATCATGGCGTCCGAGCTGCGGTCAAAACTCATGCAACTTGGGGAGAAGCTCACCCACAAGGAAG TCGATGAGCTTTTCCGCGAAGCAAATATCGAACCAAATGGCAAAGTGAAGTATGATGAATTTATCCGGAAGATCACGATTCCTGTGCGGGACTACTGA
- the CALML4 gene encoding calmodulin-like protein 4 isoform X2 → MAAADLLLGPPPSLADFRLEAGRKGNREGASGSSEPRVAARGSTMAKFLSQDQINGLKAGLSGSQGWSLPVSLSVPQPTPGSEVPWPSLLGPLKTSEGKKLRGCWSRPLRNHLGGVRSSREQGAETPPCRPRRSPDYKECFSLYDKQQRGKIKATDLLLVMRCLGASPTPGEVQRHLQTHGLVDELFREANIEPNGKVKYDEFIRKITIPVRDY, encoded by the exons ATGGCAGCCGCGGATTTATTACTGGGGCCTCCACCCAGCTTGGCGGACTTTCGACTTGAAGCCGGGAGGAAGGGGAACCGGGAAGGCGCTTCTGGGAGCAGCGAGCCCAGGGTGGCAGCCAGAGGCTCCACGATG gccAAGTTTCTTTCCCAGGACCAAATTAATG GTCTCAAGGCAGGACTGAGTGGGTCTCAGGGCTGGAGTCTACCTGTCAGCCTCAGTGTCCCCCAACCCACGCCTGGTTCTGAGGTCCCCTGGCCCTCCCTCCTGGGGCCCCTGAAGACCTCGGAAGGGAAGAAG cTAAGGGGCTGCTGGTCCAGGCCTCTGAGGAACCACCTTGGTGGTGTGAGAAGCAGCAGAGAGCAGGGTGCTGAGACGCCCCCGTGCAGGCCCCGCAGGTCTCCAG ACTACAAGGAATGCTTCTCCCTGTACGACAAGCAGCAGCGGGGCAAGATAAAAGCCACTGACCTCCTGCTGGTGATGCGgtgcctgggggccagcccgacGCCGGGGGAGGTGCAGCGGCACCTGCAGACGCACGGGCTGG TCGATGAGCTTTTCCGCGAAGCAAATATCGAACCAAATGGCAAAGTGAAGTATGATGAATTTATCCGGAAGATCACGATTCCTGTGCGGGACTACTGA
- the CALML4 gene encoding calmodulin-like protein 4 isoform X4: MHMQIKQEDPKKEILLAMLMADKEKKGYIMASELRSKLMQLGEKLTHKEVDELFREANIEPNGKVKYDEFIRKITIPVRDY, from the exons ATGCACATGCAAATCAAACAAGAGGacccaaagaaagaaattctattGGCCATGTTGATGGCAGACAAGGAGAAGAAAGGCTACATCATGGCGTCCGAGCTGCGGTCAAAACTCATGCAACTTGGGGAGAAGCTCACCCACAAGGAAG TCGATGAGCTTTTCCGCGAAGCAAATATCGAACCAAATGGCAAAGTGAAGTATGATGAATTTATCCGGAAGATCACGATTCCTGTGCGGGACTACTGA